Proteins from a single region of Mytilus trossulus isolate FHL-02 chromosome 2, PNRI_Mtr1.1.1.hap1, whole genome shotgun sequence:
- the LOC134704839 gene encoding protein Fer3-like, with the protein MYSEQPIYDSDSVTSYNSSASSPSVDGVIFTENVQEWFQLDQSFNQEVPSDINVYPHEQYWQVDSNGQATSSNYTYIFDTLPAYNGNGQSKASVDKSGKSKRRRTQTAYQRKAANVRERRRMGTMNTAFDELRQRLPAFEYEKKLSRIETLKLAMTYISFMKDLSEGSDPNNISLCQYQDFKDKVLQNMNEEDK; encoded by the coding sequence ATGTATTCTGAGCAGCCTATATACGATTCTGATTCTGTTACGTCTTATAATTCATCTGCATCCTCACCTTCAGTCGATGGAGTCATCTTCACAGAAAATGTACAAGAATGGTTTCAGCTTGACCAATCATTTAACCAAGAGGTTCCAAGTGATATAAACGTGTATCCACATGAACAGTATTGGCAAGTAGATTCAAATGGACAGGCAACATCATCGAATTATACGTATATTTTTGACACATTGCCTGCTTATAATGGAAACGGACAATCAAAAGCCTCTGTGGACAAATCCGGAAAATCCAAGAGACGTCGTACTCAAACTGCGTACCAGAGAAAAGCTGCAAACGTTCGCGAGAGAAGAAGAATGGGTACCATGAACACAGCGTTTGACGAGTTAAGACAACGTTTACCGGCTTTTGAAtacgaaaaaaaattatcacgTATAGAAACACTGAAACTAGCTATGACTTATATCTCTTTCATGAAGGACCTTTCAGAAGGAAGTGATCCAAACAACATAAGTTTATGTCAATATCAGGACTTTAAAGATAAAGTGCTACAAAATATGAACGAAGAAGACAAATAA